A genomic stretch from Pochonia chlamydosporia 170 chromosome 4, whole genome shotgun sequence includes:
- a CDS encoding ATP-binding cassette sub-family G member 2 (similar to Verticillium alfalfae VaMs.102 XP_003007046.1): protein MAAQQQFNQITLANLPQDPFLPIDGPFGPAFLDTEACICALRATPAENTIGWQCLGNKTQLVYTTTSGKWFNPKGSGIVNINSSIDSAQFPPDTSKPQIFDVNQGGFVAIGANTKTNLDVFSKACTGKNQTTFTTAYYRAVREIADNKLPVDAAPCYRPGAVPLQIQSADSWVKDGCANNTVNSLPQFCPPITQCQQARLTGNVCSFQGSNIGMGPFEPVVCLQGNYCPAGGKEILKCPKGHYCQPGAATPTPCSFGSSCPEGSQFDLFIIPIVVLLLIDLALVIGIIWHTIAKRVLKKRGRTNTFKKSKRGQGLMRTMTMGAAGYYGLADENEHEMEMATALNATYMPGTDPWSGFQAALDMASVQGMRVEQIEGEAGLSPQLRAFVESMRKATVDAQYFGLTFSYTNLSFQPRRAPRPILQNVTGSIKRGSLVAVMGGSGAGKSTFVNVLMGKITRTKGLVTINDVPGRIKRYKKVIGYVPQDDIVLPELTVYENILHSAQIRLPRTWSNDDIIAHVNAVIDCLELSHVRDSLVGSVGKPVISGGQRKRVSIGMELAAAPMAIFLDEPTSGLDATAASSIMKTLQALARLGMTIIVVIHQPRMEIFEMLDDLILLANGQLIYEGPERGVQRFFENVGFTFPGYSNYGDVVTDIITGNGRAYKRSGDISKEGLIAHWASCRENQGKNTDSSRTSQMSFVNTLLPKMDQPVHQVLKTRGATRFRQTWLCLRRSFIQQYRTKSMFWFEMGLAALAGFLIGLAQNGKKGVMFIGFYKKPFDVLSIATDMISVPQLALLTGIGIGLVSAAPGVRVFSEEMLLQRREAEAGHSRLAYFLAKVFAVMPRMILTCLHFTTLMMLLGNPIIAWGLAFVANLAYVYAIYGLASCVSMVTKREDAPLFATMISLIVGILSGAAPPLSQVKKWGLEWLWRASPGTWLAELYFGQLVAPFGYLYDVDLASQLTGFRLYWTWRNILILFAIGTIYRVIAFLGLFVGKRLRL from the exons ATGGCTGCGCAACAACAATTCAACCAAATAACCCTCGCCAATCTCCCCCAAGATCCATTCCTCCCCATCGACGGACCCTTTGGACCAGCCTTCCTTGACACCGAAGCCTGCATCTGCGCACTCCGAGCAACACCCGCCGAAAACACCATCGGCTGGCAATGTCTCGGGAACAAGACGCAGCTCGTctacacaaccaccagcggAAAATGGTTTAATCCCAAGGGAagcggcatcgtcaacatcaacagctCTATTGACAGTGCGCAATTCCCGCCTGATACGAGCAAGCCGCAGATTTTCGACGTAAACCAGGGTGGCTTTGTGGCCATTggcgccaacaccaagacgaaTTTGGATGTCTTTTCCAAGGCTTGCACGGGCAAGAATCAGACTACGTTTACTACGGCGTATTATAGGGCTGTTCGTGAGATTGCTGATAATAAGTTGCCGGTTGATGCGGCGCCGTGTTATCGACCTGGGGCGGTTCCGTTGCAAATCCAGTCGGCGGACTCGTGGGTCAAGGATGGTT GCGCCAACAACACCGTCAACTCACTGCCGCAATTCTGTCCGCCCATCacacaatgccaacaagcaAGGTTAACCGGAAACGTGTGCTCGTTCCAAGGGTCCAACATCGGCATGGGTCCGTTTGAACCGGTAGTATGCCTCCAGGGAAACTACTGTCCTGCTGGCGGTAAAGAAATCCTCAAATGTCCCAAGGGCCACTACTGTCAACCCGGTGCCGCTACGCCAACTCCCTGTAGTTTCGGCAGCAGCTGTCCTGAAGGCTCCCAGTTTGACCTGTTCATCATCCCAATCGTGGTCCTGCTCTTGATCGACTTGGCGCTCGTCATCGGGATTATCTGGCACACAATCGCCAAGCGAGTTCTGAAGAAGAGAGGTCGCACGAATACCttcaagaagagcaagcGGGGACAAGGACTCATgaggacaatgacaatggGCGCAGCAGGCTACTACGGCTTGGCTGATGAGAATGAGCatgagatggagatggcCACGGCACTAAATGCAACGTATATGCCCGGCACTGACCCGTGGTCTGGCTTTCAAGCAGCTCTGGACATGGCCAGCGTGCAGGGCATGCGTGTCGAGCAGATTGAAGGTGAGGCCGGTTTGTCGCCGCAGCTTCGTGCGTTTGTCGAGTCGATGCGGAAGGCGACTGTTGATGCTCAGTACTTTGGCTTAACGTTCAGTTACACCAATCTCAGCTTTCAGCCTAGACGCGCACCAAGGCCGATTCTCCAAAATGTCACTGGCTCCATCAAGAGAGGCTCGCTTGTTGCCGTCATGGGCGGCTCGGGAGCCGGAAAGTCGACCTTTGTGAACGTTCTCATGGGTAAAATCACGAGAACAAAGGGtctcgtcaccatcaacgATGTCCCTGGCCGAATTAAGCGGTACAAAAAGGTCATTGGTTACGTACCGCAGGATGATATCGTGCTACCAGAACTCACAGTCTACGAAAACATTCTTCACTCCGCTCAGATTCGCCTCCCTCGTACGTGGTCAAACGACGACATCATCGCCCACGTCAACGCGGTCATCGACTGTCTTGAGCTTTCCCATGTGCGGGATTCCCTCGTCGGCAGTGTTGGTAAACCCGTCATTTCGGGGGGTCAGCGCAAAAGAGTCAGTATTGGCATGGAGCTTGCTGCGGCGCCGATGGCCATTTTCCTCGACGAACCGACGAGTGGTTTGGACGCCACGGCTGCTTCATCGATCATGAAGACGTTGCAGGCGCTGGCTCGTCTTGGCATGACCATCATCGTGGTGATACACCAGCCTCGAATGGAAATCTTCGAAATGCTAGATGATCTTATCCTCCTGGCGAACGGACAGCTTATTTATGAGGGTCCAGAGCGAGGCGTCCAACGGTTCTTTGAGAACGTTGGATTCACATTCCCCGGCTACAGCAACTATGGAGATGTAGTCaccgacatcatcaccggTAACGGTCGTGCGTATAAACGCAGCGGTGACATCTCCAAAGAAGGCCTGATTGCGCACTGGGCCAGCTGTCGTGAGAATCAAGGCAAAAACACAGACTCTTCACGAACGTCGCAAATGTCCTTCGTAAACACATTACTACCCAAGATGGACCAACCCGTACACCAAGTCCTCAAGACAAGAGGCGCAACCCGCTTCCGACAAACGTGGCTATGCCTCCGCCGTTCCTTCATCCAGCAGTACCGCACAAAATCCATGTTCTGGTTCGAGATGGGcctcgccgccctcgccGGCTTCCTGATCGGTTTGGCGCAAAACGGTAAAAAGGGAGTCATGTTCATCGGCTTCTACAAGAAGCCATTCGACGTGCTCTCCATCGCCACGGACATGATCTCCGTGCCGCAGCTAGCTCTCCTAACGGGCATTGGCATCGGTCTTGTCTCTGCGGCCCCTGGCGTGCGTGTATTCTCAGAGGAGATGCTGCTTCAGCGGAgggaagctgaagctgggCACTCTCGCCTGGCGTACTTCCTCGCCAAGGTTTTTGCGGTGATGCCGCGCATGATTCTTACCTGTCTTCACTTTACGACGCTGATGATGCTTCTTGGAAACCCTATTATAGCGTGGGGACTCGCATTTGTCGCTAATCTCGCGTATGTGTATGCAATCTACGGTCTCGCCAGCTGCGTCAGCATGGTCACGAAACGAGAAGACGCGCCTCTCTTCGCCACCATGATCAGCCTCATCGTGGGTATCTTGTCTGGCGCGGCACCGCCGTTGTCGCAGGTGAAGAAATGGGGGCTGGAGTGGTTGTGGCGAGCGTCGCCGGGAACTTGGCTTGCGGAGCTGTACTTTGGACAGCTGGTCGCTCCGTTTGGGTATTTGTACGATGTGGATTTGGCGAGTCAGCTTACTGGGTTTAGGTTGTATTGGACGTGGAGGAATATTCTTATCTTGTTTGCGATCGGGACGATATATAGAGTTATTGCGTTTTTGGGGCTTTTCGTCGGAAAGAGACTGCGGTTGTAA